From Candidatus Cloacimonadota bacterium, one genomic window encodes:
- a CDS encoding SIMPL domain-containing protein (The SIMPL domain is named for its presence in mouse protein SIMPL (signalling molecule that associates with mouse pelle-like kinase). Bacterial member BP26, from Brucella, was shown to assemble into a channel-like structure, while YggE from E. coli has been associated with resistance to oxidative stress.), which produces MPYFLVLIAALVIVGILIWMKESKNTYALLGIAFIVGVTIFSVFFWQSRKAETSLRVVGYSSKLFDSDLVKWNVSLQKSVGNDELNSGYKSMNRDIVAFREYLISQGIAAEEISVQPVSSYPRYDNYGSMTGYNLNQEIFILSDKLDKVEDLALNPDFIADRGMVLQNSRLEYLYSKLPELKQELLAAATADAMARAREISGSAESKLGKMREARAGVFQITEPYSTEVSDYGIYNTSTRKKSISVTLTAYFALK; this is translated from the coding sequence ATGCCATATTTCTTAGTACTCATCGCAGCTTTGGTGATCGTCGGCATCCTGATCTGGATGAAGGAATCCAAAAATACTTATGCGCTGTTGGGAATTGCGTTCATAGTCGGCGTCACGATATTTAGCGTATTCTTCTGGCAGAGCCGCAAAGCCGAAACCAGCCTGCGTGTGGTGGGATACTCCAGCAAGCTCTTCGATTCGGACTTGGTGAAATGGAACGTCTCGTTGCAAAAAAGCGTGGGCAATGATGAACTGAATAGCGGGTACAAGAGCATGAACCGGGATATCGTGGCCTTTCGTGAATACCTGATCAGTCAGGGCATTGCCGCTGAAGAGATCAGTGTGCAGCCGGTGAGCAGCTATCCCCGCTATGACAATTATGGCTCCATGACTGGATACAACCTGAATCAGGAGATCTTTATACTGTCGGACAAGCTGGACAAGGTGGAAGACCTTGCCCTCAATCCGGATTTCATTGCCGATCGCGGGATGGTGCTGCAAAACAGCCGCTTGGAATATCTCTACAGCAAGCTTCCGGAATTGAAACAGGAGCTTTTGGCAGCAGCCACTGCCGATGCCATGGCCAGAGCCCGTGAAATCTCCGGTTCTGCTGAAAGTAAACTGGGCAAGATGCGTGAGGCCCGCGCCGGTGTATTTCAGATCACAGAGCCCTATTCCACCGAGGTCTCGGATTATGGCATCTACAATACCAGCACCCGCAAAAAGAGTATCAGCGTAACCTTGACCGCGTATTTTGCTTTGAAGTAG
- a CDS encoding radical SAM protein — protein MKQPDKSLIYPLFIPMQGCPGTCVYCDQRKISGAGTFNMEKAEAEVAAFIRRNPGRKKEVAFYGGTFTALPEAIQEDYLKKISRLLDEGDSLRVSTHPLYISDDVLVRLWRYRVRTIELGVQDFCDEVLLAAGRKYTAESALSAAGAVRKAGFTLGIQLMPGLPHSNPESLELNMRVLVRMKPDLLRLYPTVVIQDTPLSRLYKQGDYLPLSLKQAVGICADYAELCAANGIRIIKYGVPSNLNTVDVVAGPYHPAFGELVKQELLRREIQRDPERGKHLYPKEVQLLGAHNAGEMYP, from the coding sequence ATGAAGCAGCCGGATAAGAGCCTCATTTATCCCCTCTTCATACCCATGCAAGGGTGTCCCGGAACCTGCGTATATTGCGACCAGCGCAAGATCAGCGGGGCCGGAACGTTCAACATGGAAAAGGCGGAAGCCGAGGTAGCGGCTTTTATCCGGCGTAATCCTGGCAGAAAGAAGGAAGTAGCCTTCTATGGAGGCACCTTTACGGCATTACCGGAAGCTATCCAGGAAGACTATCTGAAGAAGATCAGCCGTCTTTTGGATGAGGGCGACAGCCTGAGGGTGAGCACGCATCCTTTGTACATCAGTGATGATGTCCTGGTGCGCTTATGGCGATACCGGGTGAGAACCATCGAACTGGGCGTTCAGGATTTTTGTGATGAAGTATTGCTGGCTGCCGGGCGAAAATACACTGCGGAGTCCGCTCTATCTGCAGCAGGGGCAGTACGCAAAGCAGGCTTCACTCTGGGCATTCAGTTGATGCCGGGGTTGCCGCACAGCAATCCGGAGAGTTTGGAACTAAATATGCGTGTATTGGTAAGGATGAAGCCTGATCTACTGCGTCTGTATCCCACGGTTGTAATCCAAGATACCCCTCTATCCCGGCTTTATAAGCAGGGAGACTATCTGCCGCTTTCCCTGAAACAGGCGGTTGGTATCTGCGCCGATTATGCTGAATTATGTGCCGCAAACGGGATCAGAATCATCAAGTATGGCGTACCCTCCAATCTGAATACGGTAGATGTCGTGGCAGGGCCATATCATCCTGCCTTTGGTGAATTGGTGAAACAAGAACTCTTGCGGCGGGAGATCCAGCGCGATCCGGAGCGAGGCAAGCATCTATATCCCAAAGAAGTACAGCTACTAGGAGCCCATAATGCCGGAGAGATGTATCCATGA
- a CDS encoding NADH-dependent [FeFe] hydrogenase, group A6, producing MITVFVNGKATKVLKNTKVLHACTKAGYPVPHLCYHEDLPAFGNCGVCMVEINGRTVRACSTPCEDGMQIKTTGKKLLDLRREAVEIILSNHPNNCPECIKNGRCELQDLAQELAIRHMHLKKVKRKYKGRDESSPSITLDPSYCVQCGRCTYVCNEVQDVHALQNSDRGFETYVGPTFDRPLESSECVKCGQCSAYCPVAAIYECDDSDPLWVALDNPDLVLVAQEAPAVRVALGEEFGYKPGTNVKGKMYSALRELGFKYVFDTNFGADLTIMEEASEFVHIFTEHPEKFPLITTCCPSWVDYLEKFHSDLIPQFSSSKSPHQMVGTMVKTYWAEKMGIDPNKIFLVSVMPCTAKKYEIERMEDMYASGRKDVDLTITTRELARMLKTRGIDMAKLEEGHADNPLGEYSGAGTIFGATGGVMEAALRTAYKLATGEELPNPKIDFVRGSRGIKKGTINLLGKEIRIGVASGLGNVSKLMNEIREAKQAGKEPPYHFVEVMACSGGCVGGGGQPYRSTNRVRSARAKGLYKEDELAERRESHNNESILNLYKEYLGAPNSDRAKKLLHTKYIARPVKIIQED from the coding sequence ATGATTACAGTATTTGTAAACGGCAAGGCCACCAAGGTGCTCAAGAATACCAAGGTTTTGCATGCATGCACAAAAGCCGGATACCCGGTTCCCCATCTATGTTATCATGAGGATCTGCCCGCATTTGGCAATTGCGGTGTATGCATGGTTGAGATCAACGGCCGCACTGTGCGGGCTTGTTCCACTCCTTGTGAAGATGGGATGCAGATAAAGACTACTGGCAAAAAGCTATTGGATCTGAGACGGGAAGCGGTGGAGATTATCCTATCGAACCATCCCAACAACTGTCCGGAATGTATCAAAAACGGACGCTGTGAATTGCAGGATTTGGCTCAGGAGCTCGCCATCCGCCACATGCATCTGAAGAAGGTAAAACGTAAGTATAAGGGTCGTGATGAATCCTCTCCCTCCATCACTTTAGACCCATCATATTGTGTTCAGTGCGGACGCTGTACCTATGTGTGCAACGAGGTTCAGGACGTTCATGCTCTGCAAAACAGTGATCGCGGTTTCGAAACCTACGTGGGACCCACCTTTGATCGTCCGCTGGAGAGCAGCGAATGTGTAAAATGCGGACAATGCAGCGCTTATTGCCCCGTGGCAGCCATCTATGAATGTGACGACAGCGATCCCTTGTGGGTAGCGCTGGACAATCCCGATCTGGTGCTGGTGGCTCAGGAAGCTCCGGCGGTGCGCGTGGCTTTGGGTGAAGAATTTGGCTACAAACCCGGAACGAACGTGAAAGGCAAGATGTACAGCGCTTTACGTGAATTGGGCTTCAAATATGTGTTTGACACAAACTTCGGGGCAGACCTCACCATCATGGAAGAGGCCAGCGAATTTGTACATATCTTCACAGAACATCCGGAGAAATTCCCGCTCATCACCACCTGTTGCCCTTCCTGGGTGGATTATCTGGAGAAGTTCCACAGCGACCTCATCCCGCAATTCTCTTCCTCAAAGAGTCCGCATCAGATGGTGGGTACAATGGTGAAGACATATTGGGCAGAAAAGATGGGCATCGACCCCAACAAAATCTTCCTGGTGTCCGTAATGCCATGCACGGCAAAGAAATATGAGATCGAACGCATGGAAGACATGTATGCCAGCGGCCGCAAGGACGTGGATCTCACCATCACCACTCGCGAATTGGCGCGGATGCTGAAAACCCGCGGCATAGATATGGCGAAGCTGGAAGAAGGCCATGCAGATAATCCTCTGGGCGAATACAGTGGTGCAGGCACTATCTTCGGAGCCACCGGAGGTGTGATGGAAGCGGCTCTGCGTACTGCTTACAAATTGGCTACTGGCGAAGAATTGCCGAATCCCAAGATCGACTTTGTGCGCGGTTCCAGAGGGATCAAAAAAGGCACGATCAATCTGCTAGGCAAGGAAATCCGCATCGGAGTAGCCTCAGGTTTGGGCAATGTAAGCAAATTGATGAACGAAATCCGTGAGGCAAAGCAAGCCGGCAAAGAACCTCCCTACCACTTTGTGGAAGTGATGGCCTGCAGCGGTGGTTGTGTGGGCGGTGGCGGTCAGCCATATCGCAGCACAAACCGGGTTCGCTCAGCCCGTGCCAAGGGACTGTACAAAGAGGACGAACTTGCAGAACGCAGAGAGTCTCACAACAATGAATCCATCCTAAACCTTTATAAAGAGTATCTGGGTGCGCCCAACAGCGATAGAGCCAAAAAGCTCTTGCACACCAAATATATAGCGCGTCCCGTGAAGATCATACAAGAAGATTGA
- a CDS encoding Rrf2 family transcriptional regulator, with product MALNTKTEYALRVLLEIQEQGHVSAQKICEAQNLPKKYIEHLMAMLKTAGLVNSSPGSLGGYALAKKPEEISFADVLAAVEDYSFNTACVDTSREHCLGDSCTLSSFFNEIQNELQQVFSSYTLKDILKIWQRKDK from the coding sequence ATGGCGCTGAATACCAAGACAGAGTATGCTTTACGGGTACTCCTCGAAATCCAGGAGCAAGGCCATGTGTCGGCACAGAAAATTTGTGAAGCCCAGAATTTGCCCAAGAAGTATATTGAGCACCTTATGGCGATGCTCAAAACTGCCGGATTGGTGAATAGTAGCCCCGGCAGTCTGGGAGGTTATGCTCTGGCAAAAAAGCCTGAAGAGATTAGTTTTGCAGATGTATTAGCAGCCGTGGAAGACTATAGTTTCAATACTGCTTGTGTGGATACCTCCAGAGAGCATTGTTTGGGAGATTCCTGCACTTTATCTTCATTCTTCAACGAAATACAAAATGAACTACAGCAGGTTTTCAGTTCCTACACATTGAAGGATATACTGAAAATATGGCAAAGGAAAGACAAATGA
- a CDS encoding cysteine desulfurase family protein, translating into MKPGSIYLDNCVSSPMAPEVLDAMMPYFREKFWFPGSFISTGESANDALEGFSQIVAHSLGASPEEIHFTSGGTIANNIAIKGLAASLKRGHVIVSVVDYPDLLTNAAWLEKKGFEVSYLETDSKARIDLDQLRDVIRPDTVLFMTTAVNHVVGTIQPLKEIHEILSRAPNKVYFHVDAGQAYGKIPLNVNDYGIDTLSVSAHKIHGPQGIGALYVRKGTKLGQVIHGVKRVDGLQTGGLSIALIAGFAKAVELTFADLDGGIRHLRELSNHLLERLKEKIEYIELNGAEGEGRAPHNINISIDYIEGEAITMMLDMHGITVATGSACASQGLKANYVLMAIGKSHVQSHGSMKFTVNRYNTKEDLDFTVDKLAEITAELRQRSPLYNAMKKQER; encoded by the coding sequence ATGAAGCCCGGTTCAATCTATTTGGATAACTGCGTAAGCAGCCCCATGGCTCCGGAAGTATTGGATGCCATGATGCCTTATTTCCGGGAAAAGTTTTGGTTTCCCGGCAGCTTCATCAGCACAGGTGAAAGCGCTAACGACGCCTTGGAAGGCTTTAGTCAGATTGTGGCACATTCGCTGGGTGCAAGTCCAGAGGAAATTCACTTTACCTCTGGCGGAACAATAGCAAACAACATCGCCATCAAGGGCCTTGCCGCATCCTTGAAGCGAGGTCATGTTATCGTGAGCGTGGTGGATTATCCCGATCTGCTCACCAATGCCGCCTGGCTGGAGAAAAAAGGTTTTGAGGTAAGCTATCTTGAAACAGACAGCAAAGCCCGCATCGACCTAGATCAGCTAAGAGACGTGATACGTCCTGATACAGTACTATTTATGACCACTGCTGTAAACCACGTGGTGGGCACGATTCAGCCCTTGAAAGAGATTCACGAAATACTCTCACGGGCACCAAACAAGGTCTATTTCCATGTGGATGCCGGGCAAGCCTACGGGAAAATACCCTTGAACGTGAATGACTATGGCATCGATACCCTGAGCGTGTCTGCACACAAGATTCACGGTCCACAGGGCATTGGCGCACTGTATGTGCGCAAAGGCACGAAACTGGGGCAAGTAATCCACGGAGTAAAACGAGTGGACGGATTGCAGACCGGAGGTCTTTCCATCGCACTGATCGCCGGCTTTGCCAAGGCGGTGGAGCTTACATTTGCAGATCTGGATGGAGGTATCAGGCACTTGCGGGAGCTTTCGAACCATCTGCTGGAGCGTCTAAAGGAAAAGATTGAGTATATCGAGTTGAACGGCGCCGAAGGCGAAGGCCGCGCTCCGCACAATATCAATATCTCCATCGACTACATTGAAGGCGAAGCCATTACGATGATGCTGGACATGCATGGCATCACGGTTGCCACCGGTTCCGCCTGTGCGTCTCAGGGATTGAAAGCAAACTACGTACTGATGGCAATCGGCAAGAGCCACGTGCAATCGCATGGTTCGATGAAATTTACCGTCAACCGCTACAACACAAAGGAAGACCTGGATTTTACAGTGGATAAACTGGCGGAGATCACTGCAGAATTGCGCCAGCGCAGCCCGCTTTACAATGCTATGAAGAAACAGGAGAGATAA
- a CDS encoding iron-sulfur cluster assembly scaffold protein — MQYSQKVLDHFMHPHNVGKMENPDATATEGSPACGDQVTVYLKVNEENKVIEDVSFLSYGCASNIATASIITDLAKGKSLDEAKKITWRDAMEALDGLPPVKVHCSVLAADTLQTAISNYEIAHGLKEVPNFGKETILEELKKIIYPQVGEDIVSLKMVKYIGFMDGEVLIDLNMMSFDSWRDNVAEEIHEHLEKYPEVKTIQINFP; from the coding sequence ATGCAATACTCACAGAAGGTTTTAGACCACTTTATGCACCCTCACAATGTGGGCAAAATGGAAAATCCCGATGCCACTGCCACGGAAGGCAGTCCCGCTTGCGGCGATCAGGTGACTGTGTATCTGAAAGTAAATGAAGAGAACAAAGTAATAGAAGACGTCAGCTTCCTGTCCTATGGTTGTGCGTCAAACATTGCCACCGCCTCCATCATCACCGATCTGGCCAAAGGCAAAAGCCTGGATGAGGCGAAAAAGATCACCTGGCGTGATGCCATGGAAGCCCTGGACGGTCTGCCTCCGGTGAAAGTGCATTGCTCCGTATTGGCGGCTGATACTCTGCAGACTGCGATCTCGAATTACGAGATTGCCCACGGTTTGAAAGAAGTGCCAAACTTTGGCAAAGAGACCATCCTGGAAGAGCTGAAAAAGATCATCTATCCCCAGGTGGGTGAAGACATCGTAAGCCTGAAAATGGTGAAGTATATCGGTTTTATGGATGGAGAAGTGCTGATCGACCTGAATATGATGAGCTTCGACAGTTGGCGGGACAACGTAGCAGAAGAGATTCATGAACACCTGGAAAAGTATCCCGAAGTGAAAACGATCCAGATCAATTTCCCCTAA
- a CDS encoding magnesium transporter CorA family protein, which produces MILYYKIAGQRFVPALNWDESFWVHLENPDPEEVKTVLDKYDLPEDFITDLQDADENSRMEHDEGAMLIILRVPLYYRHRSASVSFATAPLGIIVVEDKVITVSFYENEILTQYLDGKHKAFNITQQSFILAINLRTAIYYLKFLKEINRRTNNIESELHQSMRNKELIRLLRMEKSLVFFNTSLKSNEIILERMQRSRWLLEDPEAEDLIEDVIIENKQAIEMAIIHSSILSGMMDAFASIISNNLNVVMKFLTSITIILALPTLIASIYGMNLILPLQSHPHAFFIVMGFSVLLSMLLVFIFIRKKYF; this is translated from the coding sequence TTGATTCTGTATTACAAGATTGCCGGTCAGCGCTTTGTCCCTGCACTCAATTGGGATGAATCCTTTTGGGTGCATCTGGAAAACCCTGACCCGGAAGAAGTGAAAACTGTATTGGATAAATATGACCTCCCGGAAGACTTTATCACAGACCTTCAGGATGCCGATGAGAACTCACGTATGGAGCATGACGAAGGGGCAATGCTCATCATCCTGCGTGTACCGTTGTATTACCGTCATCGTTCTGCCAGCGTCAGCTTTGCCACTGCACCTCTGGGGATCATCGTTGTGGAAGACAAGGTGATCACTGTGTCTTTCTACGAAAATGAGATACTCACGCAGTATCTGGACGGCAAGCACAAAGCCTTCAACATCACCCAACAAAGCTTCATTCTGGCCATCAATCTGCGCACGGCCATCTACTATCTAAAGTTTTTGAAAGAGATCAACCGGCGCACAAACAATATCGAAAGCGAACTTCACCAATCTATGCGCAATAAGGAGCTAATCCGCTTGCTCCGGATGGAGAAATCGCTGGTTTTTTTCAATACATCTTTGAAGAGCAACGAGATCATTCTGGAACGGATGCAGCGCTCTCGCTGGCTGCTGGAGGATCCGGAGGCTGAAGATCTCATCGAGGATGTGATCATCGAAAACAAACAGGCTATCGAGATGGCGATCATCCACAGCAGCATCCTCAGTGGCATGATGGATGCTTTTGCCTCGATCATATCGAACAATCTGAATGTGGTGATGAAGTTTCTTACTTCGATCACCATCATCCTGGCACTGCCCACACTGATAGCCAGCATCTACGGTATGAATCTGATTCTACCCCTACAATCCCATCCCCACGCATTCTTCATAGTGATGGGATTTTCGGTGTTGCTCTCGATGCTTTTAGTCTTTATCTTCATCCGCAAAAAGTATTTTTAG
- the queD gene encoding 6-carboxytetrahydropterin synthase QueD: protein MFLLNVSDQFSAAHRLCGYQGACSNLHGHNWKVRVGIECETLDEIGMGLDYGVIKDILTCILDQFDHEYLNDMPLLEGQNPTSENLARIIYKEMERGLVNYPAKIKEVEIYESERSSVIYSNA, encoded by the coding sequence ATGTTTTTATTGAACGTGAGTGATCAATTTTCCGCCGCACACCGGCTGTGCGGTTACCAGGGAGCCTGTTCAAACCTGCACGGACACAATTGGAAAGTGCGGGTGGGAATTGAGTGTGAAACGCTGGATGAGATCGGGATGGGCCTGGATTATGGCGTCATCAAAGACATTCTGACCTGCATCCTGGACCAATTTGATCACGAATATCTGAACGATATGCCCCTACTGGAAGGGCAAAATCCCACTTCCGAGAATCTGGCACGCATCATCTACAAAGAAATGGAAAGAGGCTTGGTCAATTATCCTGCGAAGATCAAAGAAGTGGAAATCTACGAATCCGAACGCAGCAGCGTAATCTATAGTAATGCTTAG
- the yihA gene encoding ribosome biogenesis GTP-binding protein YihA/YsxC produces the protein MLRIVDSYFVKSAVEPVDYPASAYPEFAFAGRSNVGKSSLINLLTNHHELAKTSGTPGKTRLLNFFLTRYKIDDSEDAGFMQFTDLPGYGFAEVSQKEQEKWRRMVNRYFEQRNQLKAMFVLVDIRHPADKKDIMMLDILRIKKIDHCVIATKVDKVPKTKHKKLLEDLAKGLALADKPIYAVSSLKNTGIQQICDFLQSKL, from the coding sequence ATGCTTAGAATAGTAGATTCATACTTCGTAAAAAGTGCGGTGGAACCGGTAGACTACCCCGCTTCCGCATACCCCGAATTTGCTTTTGCCGGACGTAGTAACGTGGGAAAATCCTCCCTCATAAACCTGCTTACAAATCATCATGAACTAGCCAAGACCTCTGGTACACCGGGAAAAACCAGACTATTGAACTTCTTCCTGACCCGCTACAAGATCGATGACAGCGAAGACGCAGGTTTTATGCAATTTACCGATCTGCCGGGCTACGGATTTGCCGAGGTTAGCCAGAAAGAGCAGGAAAAATGGCGCCGGATGGTAAATAGGTACTTTGAACAACGCAACCAGTTGAAAGCTATGTTTGTGCTTGTGGACATCCGGCATCCAGCCGACAAAAAGGACATCATGATGCTTGATATACTGCGCATCAAGAAGATCGACCACTGTGTGATCGCCACCAAAGTAGATAAAGTGCCCAAGACCAAGCACAAGAAGCTTCTGGAGGATCTGGCAAAAGGGCTGGCGCTTGCTGATAAACCCATCTACGCTGTCTCTTCCCTGAAAAACACCGGGATTCAGCAGATTTGTGACTTTTTACAGAGTAAATTGTAG